Part of the Leptolyngbya sp. BL0902 genome, CACACGGGCCGCAGAGGGAGCTTTAGGGTCGATGATGTGGTTGTCGCGCTGGCCTTGGTTGCGCACCATTTCGCTGGCATGGTGATCAAAGGCGAGGTGAACCCCTTCCACATAGGGTAGGTTGGTAGTAATGTCGTTCGCCGTTACATCCACCTTGCCATCCTGCATGTCCTTGGGATGGACGAATAAAATATCGTCGATTAGCCCCATATCCTTCATCAACACGGCACACACTAAGCCGTCAAAATCGCTGCGGGTGACTAAACGATGCCGAGCACTGGTCACAACCATAGCCTTGGTCTCCAAATACAAATCGGGAAGCCCAGCCGAAGCGCAAGCTAACCCTAGGATTCCCAAATTGTACTCGCTGGTAACGGGAGACAACGCAGGTGCATGGCCGGAAGACTCAGGGCGGGGCGTTCCTTCAGCTCACGCAGCTTGGGGGGCGAGTTGACATCCCCCTTTAGCCGAAAAGCGATGCCCAAAGTCTGGTTGCCCTGGCCCCAGGACGCTGCTAACGGGGAGGAGAGTAAGGGATGACCCACTGGGGACGACAGGGAAACCTGATTGACGGGCAAAAGAGCCCAGATGGACCCCCGAAAGCCTTTACTCCGGCCCTCTGCTGAGGGGGTGAGGGTAAGGACGTACATCATTGGTCAGGCAACCAGCAGAAGAACAGGCCCTAGGTCAAAAAATAAGTTCCGCAGATCCACGTAGATTTTACAGAAACTTTACAGACTTGCGAAGGCATCTGAACTTTAAGTAACTACCGACTTAGCCTCACAACTTCCGTTCTTCGACTAGATATCCTAATAGCGATGGTTAGATCTGACTCACCTGCGCTACCCTGATTCACATACAGATCCACCCTACCCCAACCCTTAGCGCGGTCAGAATCCATCGTTTTTCATGTGGTATTCTGCTTTCCACAGCCATATTGCTCTCCCCCAGGCGTGCGTTTCCCTCTTTACGATCACCAGTAGAAACGACTAGGAGACCTCCTAGGACTATCATGAATCATGCAGAACGAGAGACAATTGACCTAGATTTAAGTTCCTTGGGGTCTTCGGTACGAGAATCAGGAGTCTTTGCAGCAGGAGCCTTCGCCATTTGTGTGGCTGTAGCTGCCTTTGCGACCACTCGCATCACGCCTCAGTATACCGCTGACGCCAAACTACTCTTTACCAAGGTAGACCGAACCGCTGCCCTGACGGGGTTAGGGGGCGGAGAAACCGGACAGCTCCAATCGCTTTTGATCGACCAAACTCCCCTCAGCACAGAAATTGAAGTGCTGCGTTCGCGGCCTCTCCTTCAGGCCACCATTGAAGCTTTAGATCTAAGGGATGAAGAGGGTGATCCCCTCAGCGCCGATAATTTAAGTCAACGGCTAGACATCAGTATTATTGGCGGCACTGACGTACTATCCATTCTGTTTACCGATACCGATCCTGAAACTTCCGCTAACGTCGTTAATACCTTAATTAATCAGTATCGAGAACAATCTATTAATACTAATCGAGCTGAAACACGAGAAGCCAAAGAGTTTTTGATAGCGCAGCTTCCTCAAACTGAAGCTGTGTTGCGTCAAGCTGAAGTAGATCTACAAAATTTCCTAGAGCAAAATCAAATCGGTGTATTAGAAGCCGAGGCTAGATCCCTCGTCACTAAAATCGAAACGATTTCTAATCAGATCGCTACCGTTCAGGCCAGCATGGAAGGAGCTGCCACAGAATCTAATACACTGCAAGGTCGCCTCAATTTAAACCCTCAAGATGCCTTGATTGTAGGAATACTGAGTCAAAACCCTGGTGTACAAGAAGCCATTGTCGCTCTGCAAGCTGTAGAGCGAGATCTTGCTACTCAACAGGCTCGGTTTAGCAACGATAGTCCCGTTGTTCGCCAGTTGCTCTCTCAACAGCAGTCTTTGCAAACTTTCCTTCAACAACAAATTCAACTTGCTGGAGGAGCACCCAATGCACCCAATGCACTTATCCAAGGCACTCCTAACCAACAGAATATTACTCAGGCTCTCATACAACGATACCTAGATACTGAGATTGAGTATATTGGTCTGAGGCAACAACTCAGTGTCCTCCAGAATTATCAGGCTCAGTATCAATCTCGCCTCATCAGTGTTCCTTCTCTTAGTGCTGAACAGCGTGCCCTAGAACGTCAAGTGGCGGTTGCTGAAGAAACCTACAGCAACGTCCTATCTCGTCTCCAGGAGTTACAAGTGCGAGAAAATGAGACAACCTACAATACCCGCATTGTTCAGCTTGCAACACCTCCAGAGGAGCCTGATTCTGGAATGAAGCTGAAGCTTTTAGCCTTCGGTGTTGTGGGTGGGGCGTTACTAGCGATTGCAATTATTCTAGTGTCGGAAGCTTTGAAATTTAGTAAATCCTTCAATAAACGTTCAGCCTAGGATAAAGAGCTGACCATTCATGGAAATCGTTAAAGTCGCCAGATTCCGATAAGCCTCAAAATTTCAGGCAATCATATCTAGCAATACGGCCAGAGTCTACCTCCAAACCGAATAATAACAATGGCAAAAATTAAAATTAACGTAATGAATACGCTTGACAAGTTCGAGCGAGTATTTAGCGTTATTTCCCTCATCCTCTACATGAATGCGGTTGTTCCTTTATTTATTATTCAAGGAGCCAGCGAAGGGGATGGGGTTGATCTTTTTGCCTTCAATTACACTCCATTAAACTTGCTTTTTATCACTAACTACCTAATAACGCTGACTTTGCTTATTTTGCGGTGGAACAAAACGCTAGTCTTTGCTATTAATAACGTTTTGTTCATCACCTTAATCTTAATGGCACCCCTGTCCTATGTCTGGTCAGCCCTGCCTGATCGAACTATGTCCGCTTCTATCGGCATCATGGGCAGCACCATGTTTGGATTCTATGTCGCAACCAGATTTAGTTTCCGCGAACAAGTTCGGCTTCTGGCCTGGGCTTTTGGCGTAACTATTGCCCTTAGCTTTGTTTTTATTGTCGCACTGCCCAAATATGGAATTATGGCTGCCGTACACGCCGGATCGCTGAGGGGAGTATGGACGCACAAAAACGGCATGGGAAAATTTATGGTGTTAAGCAATGCCGTATTCCTCATGCTCCTACAATCCAATGCTAAGCCTAAGTGGTATCTGTGGATAGGTTTATTGTCGAGTCTCATGTTAACTGTGGGATCTAACTCTACTAATGCTCTGGTTAATTCGATCTTGGCTATCACCATCATTCTTTTTCTCAATCAGGTATTTAAACTAGAGAATGATAAATTTTCAATCGTAGCTGTTCTTCTCGTTATGTTTCTTTCTGGCCTAGTCATTACCTTCAATGATATCGCTGGAGCATTACTAGGCTTAGTAGGAAAAGATCCCACCTTAACTGGACGTACAGACATTTGGGCTTTGGTCATAGAAAAGATCCAGCAGCGGCCCATTCTGGGTTATGGATTTGCTGGATTTTGGCAAGGTCTTCGTGGCGAGTCTGCCTCTATTATCAGGGCATTAAGATGGCCCGTTCCTAACTCTCACAACGGCTATCTAGACTTTATCCTTCAGCTTGGGTTAGCTGGCTTTTCACTGTTCTTAGTCATCTACTGGTCTACCTTAGTCAGAGTTTATCTCCTGCTGCGCCAATGCTTCTGTCTAGACTATCTCTGGCCGCTCATTGTTCTGATATATCTCATCCAGATCAATATTGCTGAGCCATCTCTTCTCGCGCAGAACGACTTTTTCTGGATTCTTTTTACAACTATTGTTGTTTCTGCATCTGCAGAGTTCAAGAGTGTTTTTCAGCGAAGAAGTATTACTCAGGTATATCAGAGCAAAGATATTTCCAAAAAAGCAGCTACCATTTCCTCTTGATTTCGCGAACCCCCAGCTTTCCTAGAGAAACATCATGAGCCCTATCCTATGAACCATTTGACCAGCAAGATAGCAATCAAGGGCAACCTAAAGGGTCTTCTTCGCTGGACAAAGTGGTTTTTGATTGCTCTATGTGCTGGCCTTCTCGCGTTTACCCTTACCGTTAGCTGTAGGGCGACATCAGCAACTAATGGGATTCAGGAAAACTCAATTCCACCTCGATATATCCTAGTCGATCAGTTTGGTTACCGCCCCAACGACCGTAAGATGGCCGTTATTTCGCAGCCATGCTTTCTTCACACCGATCTAGAAGAGGCAGAGCGGTTAACTGATGCCTACAGCCTAATTGAGATCAGCGGGAATACAGAAAAGATAGTGTATGAAGCTATTCCAACGCTGTGGAACAATGGGGAAATTCACAACCAATCTGGTGATTGTGCTGCCTGGTTTGACTTTTCCGAAACTCAGGACGTTGGCCGCTATATCATCCAAAATAATCGCACTAAGGAAACCTCGTGGCCCTTTTACATTAGACCCGACATTTATCGAGAAATCTTAGTTGCTGCTACACGCATGTTTTTCTATCAGCGTAGCGGCTTTCCCAAACATGCACCCTATGCAGATCCTCGTTGGACAGATGATGCCGCCTTCATTGGGCCAAGGCAGGATACGGAGGCTCGCTTTGTCGAAGACCGACAGAATACTGCCCTGACTAGGGACATGCAAGGGGGATGGTTTGATGCTGGAGATACAAATAAGTATGTCACCTTTGCATCAACAGCCGTCCACCAATTACTCGATGCTTATCAACAAAATCCCACCCTATGGACTGATGATTTCAACATTCCTGAATCAGGAAATGGAATCCCTGATCTCCTGGACGAAGTCCGCTATGAGATAGAGTGGCTAAAGCGTATGCAGGCCGATGATGGCGGTGCATTTATCAAGATTGGGACAGTAGACTTTAGAACATTCGAGCGACCAAGCCTAGACCCACGACCACGCTTTTATGCTCCCCAATGTTCCTCTGCCACGATTGATATCGCCAGTATGTTTTCCCATGCAGCGCTGGTTTTTAAGTCGGTTCAACCTCTATCTGGAGATGTAGAGGATCTTCAAAATCGATCTATCAAAGCTTGGCACTGGTACCATAGTCACCCTCACCAAACGGATTGTGATACCCAAGTTGTTAAGTCAGGCGATGCCGATAGAACCCTTGAGCAGCAGGCTGACAGCGCCATTGCTGCTGCCATTTATCTATCGCGAATCACCTCTGATCCTAGCTACGAAAACTATTTAACAGAAAACCTTCGACATTATTGCTTTTACTGCCATCAAACCTGGTATCCCTACAAGCCAATTTTAGGCGATGCCCTTCTTTATTATGTGCAGCAACCTGATGTTTCTCAAACCCTGAAGTCTCGTGTGATAAAGGCTCTTGAAAATCTCACTAGACATTCCAAAACCTATGGCCTACACCCTGAAGTCACTCCTTACCCAGCTCACATGCCAGATGATCAGTATCACTGGGGCAGTAATTTTGTTCAGGCGGTCTATGGGATTACTAATTTCGATGCCTATCGCATTCTAGAGCCTTCTACACTGCGTTCACAATATTATGATAGGGCTCTGGAGGCTATCCACTATTTCCATGGAGTTAACCCATTGGGCCTTGTTTACCTATCTAATATGTATGCTTACGGCGCTAGTCACTCTGCCAATGAAATGTATCATGAGTGGTTTGGTCACGGTATTTACGATAATGCCCTTACTTCCGAAAGTGGCCCTGCCTCTGGCTATTTGACAGGCGGCCCTAACAAAAACTACACTGGCGATGCTCCTATCAACTTAGACTATCCCATGAGAGCCTATCTAGACAGCAATAACAAACGCCATTCAATGTATATATGGGAACTGACTGAACCTGGAATCTACTATCAAAGCGCTTATCTAAAGCTCCTGTCTCGTTTTGTAAGTCTTGCCCAATAAACCTTTTTTTGATATTCGACTATTCGACAACGAGTTGCAAGGGCAAAATACAGCGATGCTTTTCCTGGTGAGGTGCGCTTCAAGTTCTGAAGGTCATGTATGACAAGGATATCGAGTTTTGCGCTGTACCTCAGGTGATCCTAAAGCGCTGTATCCTCTAGATCAACTGATTAAAAATTCCGAGTAATTAAGAATCATGCTTTGAGAAGCCGCAATCTTTGCCTGATCTAAACCCAACATCATATCTGTTAATCGCGACTATGGCTACTAGCCTTGGCTTTATTTTAGTTACCCACAATCAACCCAATCAACTGCGACGCCTTGTGGATACAATCAACATTATGTTTGATTATCCCAGAATCGTCTGCCATCATAACTTCTCAATCACGCCTCTCAATCAGGAAAGCTTTCCTAAAAATGTGAAATTTGTCATGCCCCATGTCAAAACCAAGTGGGGAAAGTTTTCTACGATAGAAGCTGAAATGAGGGCACTGCGCCTACTGTACCAATGCCCTGATCCGCCTGATTGGTTTACCATCTTGAGCGGTTCAGATTACCCGATTAAACCTGCTGCTAAAATCATTCAAGATCTATCGTCATCGCCCTACGATGCCTTTATCCACCATGAGATAGTTCAGTACAACCGCCTAGAAAGCCCATGGCAACGACTAGGCTATCAACGTTACTGCACGGTCAAAACATGGGTGCCAGCCATTGAAAAAAATGGACGGCTAAAGAAAAAATTTATTACGCTCTTGGAAAAACCATCTTTGACAAAATTTTTTACCCCCTTTTCAGATTCTTTTCCTTGCTTTGTGGGCGATCATTTTTTCTGCGGCAATCATCGAGTCGCAAAATATTTACTTGATCAGCATGAAACTGCTGTGTCGCTACAAAAATACTATCAAAAACATACTATATTCCCTACCGAATCTTATTACCAAACTCTTCTTTGCAATGCTCGAGGCTTCAATTTATGTAACAACAACATGCGCTATGTTGACTGGAGCTCTGAAAATGCCCATCCTAAAACTCTTGGGATGGAAGATCTCCCGTCATTGCTATCGTCATCGGCACACTTCGCTAGAAAATTTGATTCATGTAAAGATATAGAAATTCTTAATGAGTTGGACAAACAAATCCGAGAATACTGAGATAAATTAACGTAACAGTTGCCCTTTCTTGGTCGCCCAAAATACCATTCATGGGCCGCAATCTAAATCATTATGAAGCAAGTGATTTCTAAAGTAAGATCAAAGATTAGAGATCTCACCCAAACTGCCTTCTTTAAGGACAGCTTTTGGATGTTGATCACTCGCGCTTTAAGCATGGTGATTCAAGTAGCCTACTTCATCATCCTGGCTCGATACCTTGGCTCTGAATACTACGGCATTTTTGAGGGAAGTAAAGCTATTTGGGCCATTATATTTCCCTTTGTTGGCATGGGTGCTAGTGATCTTTTAGTTCAAGATGTCTCTAGAGAAAATCGAGTTTTTTCCCAACGGTGGGGAGATGCGTTGTCCTTAGTTTTATTGTCTGCTGGAGTGGTTGCACTAGCTATCTTCCCAGTAGTAGCCTTCTTTTTCTCATCTGTGCCACCTTTATTTATATTTTTGACTCTAGTTGCAGATCTGGTTGGCTTAAAGCTATGTGGTTTTTCTGAAAGAGCTTTTATCGCAAGTCATCGCATAAAGGAGGCTGCCCAGTACGGCATGATATATACGGTCTCAAAGTTGGTCGGGGTGATGTTTCTGCCGATCATACCAGGAGATGATCGGCTGATGATCTGGGGATTTGTCTATTGTTTAAGTTCTTTAGTGCCTGCCTTTATTCTTTTATACTTAGTGCATAGAAAAGTTGGAAAGCCTATTTTTCGATTTAATTTCTTAGACCTAAATAAATTAAGTCAAGGTTTTTTCTTCTCCCTTTCGGAGTCAGCATCAAGCGTCAATGCCCAAATGGATAGGGCGATGCTGGTAGGGCTTTCCAGTCCGGTAGCGGCTGGTATCTACAGTGCTGGATATCGGTTCATTGATATGGGATACCTGCCCATTATTGCTGTGCAAGGTGCGAGTTATCCGCGCTTCTTCAAGGCGGGGGAAGGTGGTCTTCGCGGAACATTGACGCTGGCAAAGAAGCTTCTCTTGCCTGGAATCCTGTACGGATTAGCAACGATTATTATCTTAGTTCTGTTTTCTCCGTTCGTTTCTCAAATCTTGGGGCCTGAATTTGAACAATCCTCGCTAGTCTTGGTTTGGCTAGCACCTGTTCACCTGCTCTTTATCCTACAGTTTCTAGCGGCTGACTCTTTGACTGGGGCTGGATATCAAAGAGCCAGAAGCTTTATTCAAGTTAGCGCAGCTGTAATTAATATTTCCCTTAATTTCTATCTCATTCCAATCTATTCCTGGCAAGGGGCTATTTGGGCAACGTTATTCTCTGAGGTATTCAAGTCAGTTCTACTTTGGATGATCGTGTGGTTCTCCTATCAAAAGGAACGGCAAGCTCAGACCTAGAAAGCAAGATAAGCCTGGCCCCTAACTCTGAGCTTCACCTGAGTCTAGAAACTAAATCGGTCTAAAACTTGCCCCAGTTGCCTGCCAGAGGCTGAAAACGAAAAATGCTCTAGAGCATA contains:
- a CDS encoding O-antigen ligase family protein, which encodes MAKIKINVMNTLDKFERVFSVISLILYMNAVVPLFIIQGASEGDGVDLFAFNYTPLNLLFITNYLITLTLLILRWNKTLVFAINNVLFITLILMAPLSYVWSALPDRTMSASIGIMGSTMFGFYVATRFSFREQVRLLAWAFGVTIALSFVFIVALPKYGIMAAVHAGSLRGVWTHKNGMGKFMVLSNAVFLMLLQSNAKPKWYLWIGLLSSLMLTVGSNSTNALVNSILAITIILFLNQVFKLENDKFSIVAVLLVMFLSGLVITFNDIAGALLGLVGKDPTLTGRTDIWALVIEKIQQRPILGYGFAGFWQGLRGESASIIRALRWPVPNSHNGYLDFILQLGLAGFSLFLVIYWSTLVRVYLLLRQCFCLDYLWPLIVLIYLIQINIAEPSLLAQNDFFWILFTTIVVSASAEFKSVFQRRSITQVYQSKDISKKAATISS
- a CDS encoding oligosaccharide flippase family protein: MKQVISKVRSKIRDLTQTAFFKDSFWMLITRALSMVIQVAYFIILARYLGSEYYGIFEGSKAIWAIIFPFVGMGASDLLVQDVSRENRVFSQRWGDALSLVLLSAGVVALAIFPVVAFFFSSVPPLFIFLTLVADLVGLKLCGFSERAFIASHRIKEAAQYGMIYTVSKLVGVMFLPIIPGDDRLMIWGFVYCLSSLVPAFILLYLVHRKVGKPIFRFNFLDLNKLSQGFFFSLSESASSVNAQMDRAMLVGLSSPVAAGIYSAGYRFIDMGYLPIIAVQGASYPRFFKAGEGGLRGTLTLAKKLLLPGILYGLATIIILVLFSPFVSQILGPEFEQSSLVLVWLAPVHLLFILQFLAADSLTGAGYQRARSFIQVSAAVINISLNFYLIPIYSWQGAIWATLFSEVFKSVLLWMIVWFSYQKERQAQT
- a CDS encoding beta-1,6-N-acetylglucosaminyltransferase — translated: MATSLGFILVTHNQPNQLRRLVDTINIMFDYPRIVCHHNFSITPLNQESFPKNVKFVMPHVKTKWGKFSTIEAEMRALRLLYQCPDPPDWFTILSGSDYPIKPAAKIIQDLSSSPYDAFIHHEIVQYNRLESPWQRLGYQRYCTVKTWVPAIEKNGRLKKKFITLLEKPSLTKFFTPFSDSFPCFVGDHFFCGNHRVAKYLLDQHETAVSLQKYYQKHTIFPTESYYQTLLCNARGFNLCNNNMRYVDWSSENAHPKTLGMEDLPSLLSSSAHFARKFDSCKDIEILNELDKQIREY
- a CDS encoding GumC family protein → MNHAERETIDLDLSSLGSSVRESGVFAAGAFAICVAVAAFATTRITPQYTADAKLLFTKVDRTAALTGLGGGETGQLQSLLIDQTPLSTEIEVLRSRPLLQATIEALDLRDEEGDPLSADNLSQRLDISIIGGTDVLSILFTDTDPETSANVVNTLINQYREQSINTNRAETREAKEFLIAQLPQTEAVLRQAEVDLQNFLEQNQIGVLEAEARSLVTKIETISNQIATVQASMEGAATESNTLQGRLNLNPQDALIVGILSQNPGVQEAIVALQAVERDLATQQARFSNDSPVVRQLLSQQQSLQTFLQQQIQLAGGAPNAPNALIQGTPNQQNITQALIQRYLDTEIEYIGLRQQLSVLQNYQAQYQSRLISVPSLSAEQRALERQVAVAEETYSNVLSRLQELQVRENETTYNTRIVQLATPPEEPDSGMKLKLLAFGVVGGALLAIAIILVSEALKFSKSFNKRSA
- a CDS encoding glycoside hydrolase family 9 protein — protein: MNHLTSKIAIKGNLKGLLRWTKWFLIALCAGLLAFTLTVSCRATSATNGIQENSIPPRYILVDQFGYRPNDRKMAVISQPCFLHTDLEEAERLTDAYSLIEISGNTEKIVYEAIPTLWNNGEIHNQSGDCAAWFDFSETQDVGRYIIQNNRTKETSWPFYIRPDIYREILVAATRMFFYQRSGFPKHAPYADPRWTDDAAFIGPRQDTEARFVEDRQNTALTRDMQGGWFDAGDTNKYVTFASTAVHQLLDAYQQNPTLWTDDFNIPESGNGIPDLLDEVRYEIEWLKRMQADDGGAFIKIGTVDFRTFERPSLDPRPRFYAPQCSSATIDIASMFSHAALVFKSVQPLSGDVEDLQNRSIKAWHWYHSHPHQTDCDTQVVKSGDADRTLEQQADSAIAAAIYLSRITSDPSYENYLTENLRHYCFYCHQTWYPYKPILGDALLYYVQQPDVSQTLKSRVIKALENLTRHSKTYGLHPEVTPYPAHMPDDQYHWGSNFVQAVYGITNFDAYRILEPSTLRSQYYDRALEAIHYFHGVNPLGLVYLSNMYAYGASHSANEMYHEWFGHGIYDNALTSESGPASGYLTGGPNKNYTGDAPINLDYPMRAYLDSNNKRHSMYIWELTEPGIYYQSAYLKLLSRFVSLAQ